One region of Poecile atricapillus isolate bPoeAtr1 chromosome 8, bPoeAtr1.hap1, whole genome shotgun sequence genomic DNA includes:
- the CCDC39 gene encoding coiled-coil domain-containing protein 39, translating to MESLWSPSAAASVLAELQWEPGYAVPVANAENKALEDELQKMQKEKENLQNELTNFEERIEAMTSHLKNVRQEISFSESLYKAKENEIETEHHFKALAEREYGRLKNDIKRLKDEIASLRQKKNTQENTINKTTKKLENLKQQMNWDEELLESWLKELNRTDNDAIAIQKYALQDEGKLGTLTLQIEKLTMEANQKRRALDNELTETMTAQMELDRAAEDFRRVHQERQEVIRQWENAIHQMQKRDQEIDQCALLIAEIKQEIRNKEILLREKTAFLVNETVNNMEYEKKIFSAEREANNLRKEFQTQDTRRTQLQDELQALKSIVNRTASDLESLRTQITNLKKEIQGKQARLKLLNEKNASLSDKLKLAIEETLSAEEKALRLEEILKEEEKSVEERENEMRQLKEQLFKKTQELKAQSDKEKTILAEIEGGQKSLKNLKSRLRKLDTDLLKQQELIYSQDFYIQQIQRRLSRLEGEVNSDEKEVLEGKVAELKKTVEEKKKAYDVLQSLYRKLQNDIQITKRTIDKTREETSGLIEKIEELTLFNERSLQELRKAKHIKQEMMVEDNLLKLELKRLRNTLCNKAEKVLTLEKQQLELKKAITERTEEIRIHKAMLDSQIRLLDQERHRMSAEFQDRLWKIDKLKCRYEMFTLSMMPPEGEEMKSQAYYVIKAAQEKEALQQEGDDLDAKICKAQKEIIAMENSLCVLKNWNRHYKNSLKAVPETSEELEERLKLEKDKRDADEKYKYKQRQIKELQDNLQSMQQEFDVIQKQEALFKEQKKEKQALILQLKKDIEEQKPKLERVIQQCSKLSREIKSQREGGTKTLEERDIHLRELKDFNRIVNQVIADVLEANPELTAAFQMYFDKFNLELPTADSPNGSQTQTPQSSRPPTRFPRRKSSASSQASSAKIVELTLSIPAPEEAEALGSQPASRGSISGISEHKKS from the exons ATGGAGAGCCTGTGGAgcccctccgccgccgcctcggtgctggcagagctgcaatGGGAGCCCGGCTACGCCGTGCCCGTGGCCAACGCCGAGAACAAGGCGCTGGAGGACGAA CTGCAGAagatgcagaaggaaaaggagaaccTGCAGAATGAGTTGACCAACTTTGAGGAGCGTATAGAAGCGATGACGTCTCATTTGAAAAACGTGAGACAAGAGATCAGCTTCTCTGAG TCTCTTTACAAagccaaagaaaatgaaattgaaacTGAACATCACTTTAAAGCCCTTGCTGAGAGAGAATATGGACGTCTTAAAAACGACATTAAACGACTAAAAGATGAGATAGCTTCCTtgagacagaagaaaaacactCAAGAA AATACTATAAATAAAACCACTAAGAAGCTGGAAAACTTAAAACAACAGATGAACTGGGATGAGGAACTTCTGGAGAGCTGGCTAAAGGAATTAAATCGTACAGATAATGATGCTATTGCAATCCAGAAGTATGCACTGCAAGATGAAGGGAAACTAGGA ACATTAACCCTTCAAATAGAGAAGTTGACCATGGAAGCAAACCAGAAGCGCAGAGCTCTGGATAATGAGCTTACAGAAACCATGACAGCTCAG ATGGAGCTTGACAGAGCAGCTGAAGATTTTCGCAGGGTTCATCAAGAAAGGCAAGAAGTCATCAGGCAGTGGGAGAATGCAATTCATCAGATGCAAAAAAGAGATCAGGAGATTGATCAGTGTGCTTTG CTAATTGCAGAGATAAAACAGGAGATCCGAAACAAAGAAATTTTGCTGAGGGAGAAGACTGCCTTTTTGGTAAATGAAACTGTTAATAATATGGagtatgaaaagaaaatattttctgctgagCGGGAAGCAAACAACCTCCGAAAGGAGTTCCAGACTCAGGATACTCGCAGGACTCAGCTGCAGGATGAG CTGCAGGCTTTGAAATCCATTGTGAACAGAACTGCTTCTGATCTAGAGTCTTTGAGAACACAAATAACCAAtctgaagaaagaaattcagGGAAAACAAGCCAG ATTAAAActtcttaatgaaaaaaatgcaagtcTTTCTGATAAACTGAAGCTTGCAATTGAGGAGACGCTCAGTGCAGAAGAGAAAGCTTTGAGGTTGGAAGAAATattgaaggaagaagaaaaaagtgttgag gaaagagaaaatgaaatgagaCAGTTAAAGGAACAACTTTTCAAGAAGACTCAGGAGTTAAAAGCGCAGAGCGATAAGGAGAAGACTATTCTGGCAGAAATTGAAGGAGGTcaaaaatcacttaaaaatcTCAAGAGTCGACTGCGCAAACTTGACACAGATCTGTTAAAACAACAAGAGTTAATATATAGCCAG gATTTTTATATTCAGCAAATACAGAGACGGCTGTCACGGTTAGAAGGGGAGGTTAATTCAGATGAAAAAGAAGTTTTGGAAGGAAAAGTTGCTGAACTTAAGAAAActgtagaagaaaagaaaaaggcataTGATGTGCTACAGTCACTATACAGGAAACTTCAG AATGACATCCAAATCACCAAGAGAACAATTGATAAGACAAGAGAAGAAACAAGTGGTTTGATAGAAAAGATAGAAGAATTAACTCTTTTCAATGAGAGATCACTTCAGGAgttaagaaaagcaaagcacatTAAGCAG GAGATGATGGTTGAAGATAATCTCCTAAAACTAGAACTGAAGCGCCTTCGAAATACTCTGTGTAATAAAGCAGAGAAAGTTCTAACACTGGAAAAACAACAACTGGAGTTAAAGAAAGCCATAACAGAAAGAACTGAGGAAATCAGGATCCATAAAGCAATGCTGGATTCCCAGATAAGATTGCTGGATCAGGAAAGGCATCGCATGAG TGCTGAATTTCAAGATCGCCTATGGAAAATTGATAAACTGAAATGCAGATACGAAATGTTTACTCTTTCCATGATGCCACCTGAAGGAGAGGAGATGAAAAGTCAGGCCTACTATGTAATTAAG GCTGCACAGGAAAAGGAAGCACTTCAACAAGAAGGTGATGATTTGGATGCGAAGATCTGCAAAGCTCAGAAAGAAATCATCGCTATGGAAAACAGTTTGTGTGTACTTAAAAACTGGAATAGACATTACAAAAACTCTCTCAAGGCAGTCCCTGAGACAA GTGAGGAACTTGAGGAAAGATTGAAACTAGAAAAGGACAAAAGGGATGCtgatgaaaaatacaaatacaaacaaAGACAGATCAAGGAACTTCAGGACAACCTCCAG AGCATGCAACAAGAGTTTGATGTAATACAGAAGCAGGAGGCCCTCTTCAAAgagcaaaagaaggaaaaacaagctCTTATTTTGCAGCTGAAGAAAGACATTGAAGAACAGAAGCCAAAACTAGAGAGGGTTATACAACAG TGTTCCAAACTGTCCAGAGAAATTAAGTCTCAGAGGGAAGGTGGAACAAAAACACTGGAAGAGAGAGACATTCATCTTCGTGAACTGAAAGACTTCAACAGAATTGTCAACCAAGTGATAGCTGATGTTCTAGAAGCAAATCCCGAGTTAACTGCAGCCTTTCAAATGTACTTTGACAAG TTCAATTTAGAGCTTCCTACAGCTGATTCTCCCAATGGTAGTCAAACTCAGACCCCACAGAGCTCACGACCTCCTACCAG atTCCCCAGAAGGAAAAGTTCAGCCTCTAGTCAGGCTTCATCAGCCAAAATTGTGGAGCTGACCTTGTCTATCCCCGCCCCTGAGGAAGCAGAAGCTCTTGGCTCACAGCCAGCCAGCAGAGGCAGCATCTCTGGGATTTCTGAACACAAGAAGTCTTAA
- the TTC14 gene encoding tetratricopeptide repeat protein 14 produces the protein MDRELLRQALNHHGPALLSLLRAEQHDNPDFRGLLPPPGAAPEPPRGAPPAAWKERASIDTEIKRFIAKKADLLFAHSWKPNGPIEDTIEENEECYAVMPPLERFLEVPREERRELFFRDIERGDIVIGRITSIREFGFFMVLICLGSGVIREIADLEITALCPVRDVPPQSNHGDPLSYYQTGDLIRAALKDVDRYHEKLAVSLYSSALPPNLSSTKLGVITSDDFPLHYKRSLEVASTGETFEEVLHRSPGFANPSLVEYLAEKLGLSESNPPSLLRSLQIKNFNEEDFAPALRKKQSASWALKCVKAGVDYFKVGRHVEAMNEYNKALEIDPQNVEALVARGALYATKGSLNKAIGDFETALENCPTHRNARKYLCQTLVERGGQLEEEEKLLNAESYYKKALSLDETFQEAEEALTKLRKHMQKSLEMREKQAAKEERQKAKKIETSAEKLRKLLKEEKRLKKKRKVSTSSSSTSSSSSSSSSSSSSSSSDSSSDVSASSSSSSDHKKRRKKRRHRSESARSSKKSSSRASSHYKDQNRKEEWYSPPADTSASFLNQSFEVEKLLERQDSVACSKMEVKEKDRHCSFSRTSGDDEDTFGGRSEDSRDSYSSSRSQPSHSKTEKYSKPERFFSSWRGPSGSYHKPDYKPRMHYYRRFERDGEWRREQFKRHGSGQDRYYMSPGSDYSGRSGGRYRSYSSSCSHEGDKGYDSDRQHKNESESNSRKRSYEEADKTKEPDEEVSLNGTEQAESSKRNLPQNLVNIFNQIAEFEREKGTKQKKQ, from the exons ATGGATCGGGAGCTGCTCCGGCAGGCGCTGAACCACCACGGCCCCGCGCTGCTGTCGCTGCTCCGCGCCGAGCAGCACGACAACCCCGACTTCCGCGGGCTGCTGCCgccgcccggggccgccccggaGCCGCCTCGCGGGGCCCCGCCGGCCGCCTG GAAAGAGAGGGCGAGCATCGACACCGAGATAAAGCGCTTCATCGCCAAGAAGGCGGATCTGCTGTTCGCGCACTCGTGGAAACCCAACGGGCCGATCGAGGACACCATCGAGGAGAATGAGG AGTGTTACGCAGTCATGCCACCCCTGGAGAGGTTCTTGGaggtgcccagggaggagaggagagagctgTTCTTCCGTGACATTGAGCGTGGCGATATCGTGATTGGGAGGATTACCTCTATCCGTGAATTTGGCTTTTTCATGGTGTTGATTTGTCTGGGAAGTGGTGTCATACGGGAAATTGCAGATTTGGAAATCACT GCCCTGTGTCCTGTGAGGGATGTGCCTCCTCAAAGCAACCATGGAGATCCTCTGTCGTATTATCAGACTGGTGATCTTATTCGAG CTGCACTCAAGGACGTTGACCGTTACCACGAGAAGCTGGCGGTGTCGCTTTACAGCTCAGCTCTTCCACCCAACCTTTCCAGTACAAAACTGGGCGTGATCACCTCTGATGATTTCCCACTGCATTATAA GCGAAGCCTGGAAGTTGCCAGCACAGGAGAGACATTCGAAGAGGTTTTGCATCGTTCCCCAGGATTCGCTAATCCATCATTAGTTGAATATTTAGCAGAAAAACTGGGACTAAGTGAGTCAAATCCACCGTCTTTGCTGAGAAGTCTTCAAAT caaaaattttaaTGAAGAAGATTTTGCCCCTGCCTTGAGGAAAAAGCAGTCTGCATCTTGGGCCTTGAAATG tgtaAAGGCTGGGGTGGATTATTTTAAGGTTGGGCGACATGTGGAAGCCATGAATGAGTACAACAAGGCTTTGGAAATTGATCCACAGAATGTTGAAGCTTTGGTAGCACGTGGAGCTCT GTATGCAACCAAAGGAAGTCTGAACAAAGCCATAGGGGATTTTGAAACCGCTTTAGAAAATTGTCCTACCCATAGAAATGCAAGGAAATACCTGTGTCAGACCCTTGTGGAAAGAGGCGGGCA gttggaagaggaagagaaactgCTTAATGCTGAAAGTTATTATAAAAAAGCTTTAAGTTTGGATGAGACTTTTCAGGAAGCAGAAGAGGCCTTAACAAAACTCCGTAAGCACATGCAG aaatctttggaAATGAGGGAGAAACAAGCTGCCAAAGAAGagagacagaaagcaaagaaaatagaaaCGAGTGCAGAAAAATTGCGTAAGctcttaaaagaagaaaaaag gttaaagaagaaaaggaaagtatCGACTTCATCCTCCTCTacttcttcatcctcctcctcctcttcctcctcctcatcatcatcatccagcGATTCATCATCAGATGTATcagcttcttcctcctcttcctctgatCACAAGAAACGTAGGAAAAAGCGTCGGCATAGATCTGAGTCTGCTCGCAGCTCCAAAAAAAGCTCATCTAGAGCTTCTTCCCATTATAAAGATCAGAATAGGAAAGAGGAGTGGTATTCCCCTCCAGCTGATACCTCTGCTTCCTTTCTTAACCAAAGTTTTGAAGTGGAAAAACTGCTGGAAAGGCAGGACAGCGTAGCGTGCTCAAAAATGGAGGTAAAAGAGAAAGACAGACACTGTTCTTTTTCGAGGACTTCAGGTGATGATGAAGACACTTTTGGAGGTAGGTCTGAAGATTCAAGAGATTCTTACAGTAGCTCCAGAAGTCAGCCAAGTCatagcaaaactgaaaaatacagtaaaCCAGAGAGATTTTTCTCCAGTTGGAGGGGTCCTTCAGGTTCGTATCATAAACCAGATTATAAACCCAGGATGCATTATTACAGGAGATTTGAAAGGGATGGAGAGTGGAGAAGAGAGCAGTTTAAGAGACATGGCTCAGGTCAAGACAGGTATTACATGTCCCCAGGGTCTGACTATTCTGGCAGGTCAGGGGGGAGGTACAGGTCATATTCTAGCAGCTGCTCGCATGAAGGTGACAAAGGTTATGATAGTGACAGGCAGCATAAAAATGAAAGCGAGTCTAACAGTAGAAAAAGAAGTTATGAGGAGGCTGATAAAACAAAGGAACCAGATGAGGAAGTGTCATTAAATGGTACAGAACAAGCAGAAAGTAGTAAAAGAAATCTGCCTCAGAACTTGGTTAACATATTCAATCAGATAGCTGAGTTTGAGAGGGAAAAAGGAACTAAGCAGAAGAAACAGTGA